The Streptomyces sp. Je 1-332 genome has a window encoding:
- a CDS encoding DUF3499 domain-containing protein, translating into MSPVRRCSRTACGRPAVATLTYVYADSTAVLGPLATYAEPHCYDLCAEHSERLTAPRGWEVVRLADASGPARPSGDDLEALANAVREAARPQERAAEAGGGARRADPMEVARRGHLRVLRSPDS; encoded by the coding sequence GTGAGCCCTGTACGTCGCTGTTCGCGCACCGCTTGCGGCCGTCCCGCCGTCGCGACGCTGACGTACGTCTACGCCGACTCGACCGCGGTCCTCGGCCCCCTCGCCACCTACGCCGAACCCCACTGCTACGACCTGTGTGCCGAGCACTCCGAGCGCCTCACCGCGCCCCGCGGCTGGGAGGTCGTCCGCCTCGCCGACGCCTCCGGTCCCGCGCGCCCCAGCGGTGACGATCTCGAAGCGCTCGCCAACGCGGTCCGTGAGGCGGCCCGCCCCCAGGAGCGCGCCGCCGAGGCCGGCGGCGGCGCCCGCAGGGCGGACCCGATGGAGGTCGCGCGCCGCGGCCATCTACGGGTGCTGCGCTCACCGGATTCCTGA
- a CDS encoding lactate permease LctP family transporter: MYVQQLEPVADSLGLSALIATLPLLTVLVLLGVVRMKAHHAGLIGLGVAVVVAWAAYGMPLGQTASGAAQGALFGLFPILWIVVNALWVYRMTVRTRHFDILRRSFGRLSDDPRIQALVVAFCFGALLEALAGFGAPVAISAVMLVALGFDPVKAAVVALVANTAPVAFGAMGTPVVTLAQVTGLPLDTVATVVGRQTPLLALVVPLLLVFLVDGRRGLRETWVPALVCGFAFAVAQFAASNYVSAQLADIGAALAGAGALMAVPGARKPAAEPVRVAVLTGVRSEDLDQEDPRPEILRAYAPYALIVAIFSVAQIPPVKDALAKATQTFDWPFLNVAGPDGDPVGGNLFSLPLVATGGTLVLLAGVGTAAVIGVHARVAVKEWLATVHELRFAILTVTSVLALAYVMNLSGQAATIGHFVAAAGAGLAFLSPVLGWFGVAVSGSDTSANALFGALQVTAAQQSGLSPELLAAANSSGGVLGKMISPQNLTIACAAVGLAGKEGDLLRKVLPWSLGLLLVMCLIVVGQSTVVLGWMLP; encoded by the coding sequence GTGTACGTGCAGCAGCTGGAGCCCGTGGCCGATTCGCTCGGCCTGTCCGCCCTCATAGCGACCCTGCCCCTGCTCACCGTCCTCGTCCTGCTCGGCGTCGTCCGCATGAAGGCCCACCACGCGGGTCTCATCGGCCTGGGAGTCGCCGTCGTGGTCGCCTGGGCCGCGTACGGGATGCCGCTCGGCCAGACCGCCTCCGGCGCCGCGCAAGGCGCCCTCTTCGGGCTCTTCCCCATCCTGTGGATCGTCGTCAACGCCCTGTGGGTGTACCGGATGACGGTCCGCACCCGGCACTTCGACATCCTGCGCCGCTCCTTCGGCCGGCTCTCGGACGATCCCCGCATCCAGGCGCTCGTGGTGGCCTTCTGCTTCGGGGCGCTCCTTGAGGCGCTCGCCGGCTTCGGGGCGCCCGTCGCGATCTCCGCGGTCATGCTGGTGGCGCTCGGCTTCGACCCGGTCAAAGCCGCGGTCGTCGCCCTCGTGGCCAACACCGCGCCCGTCGCCTTCGGCGCCATGGGCACACCTGTGGTGACGCTCGCGCAGGTCACCGGGCTCCCGCTGGACACCGTCGCCACGGTCGTCGGCCGCCAGACGCCGCTGCTCGCCCTGGTGGTGCCGCTGCTCCTGGTCTTCCTGGTGGACGGGCGGCGCGGTCTGCGCGAGACCTGGGTGCCCGCCCTGGTGTGCGGGTTCGCCTTCGCCGTGGCCCAGTTCGCCGCGTCCAACTACGTCTCGGCCCAGCTGGCCGACATCGGGGCTGCGCTGGCCGGCGCGGGCGCGCTGATGGCGGTGCCCGGCGCCCGCAAACCCGCCGCCGAGCCCGTACGCGTCGCCGTCCTCACCGGCGTACGCAGCGAAGACCTCGATCAGGAGGACCCCCGCCCCGAGATCCTGCGCGCCTACGCCCCGTACGCCCTGATCGTCGCCATTTTCTCGGTCGCTCAAATCCCGCCGGTGAAGGATGCGTTGGCCAAGGCGACGCAGACCTTCGACTGGCCCTTCCTGAACGTCGCCGGTCCCGACGGTGACCCGGTCGGCGGGAATCTCTTCTCGCTGCCGCTCGTGGCGACCGGCGGCACGCTCGTGCTGCTCGCCGGGGTGGGCACGGCCGCCGTCATCGGGGTGCACGCGCGCGTGGCGGTGAAGGAGTGGCTCGCGACCGTGCACGAACTGCGGTTCGCGATCCTCACCGTCACCTCCGTGCTCGCCCTCGCGTACGTCATGAACCTGTCCGGGCAGGCCGCCACCATCGGCCACTTCGTGGCGGCGGCGGGGGCCGGGCTCGCCTTCCTGTCGCCGGTGCTCGGCTGGTTCGGCGTCGCGGTCTCCGGCTCCGACACCTCGGCCAACGCCCTCTTCGGCGCGCTCCAGGTGACGGCGGCTCAACAGTCGGGGCTCTCGCCCGAGCTGCTCGCGGCCGCCAACAGCTCGGGCGGCGTACTGGGCAAGATGATCTCGCCGCAGAACCTGACGATCGCGTGCGCGGCGGTCGGACTCGCGGGCAAGGAGGGCGATCTGCTGCGCAAGGTGCTGCCCTGGAGCCTCGGCCTGCTCCTCGTGATGTGCCTGATCGTGGTGGGGCAGAGCACGGTGGTGCTCGGCTGGATGCTGCCGTGA
- a CDS encoding metallopeptidase family protein, producing the protein MDDPVQPRTADPRPRRRDRHGRGMRGPVAPPQVPLSASRAEVFTDLVQDSVERLERRWPQLSEIDFLVLEVPALGRGAGTGDDDWNDDVVPLGGTIEASGDRPARVVVYRRPVEIRTKGRDERAALVHEVVVEQVAELLGLSPESVDPRYGEDT; encoded by the coding sequence ATGGACGACCCCGTACAGCCCCGCACCGCAGACCCGAGGCCCCGCCGCCGCGACCGCCACGGCAGGGGCATGCGCGGCCCCGTGGCGCCTCCCCAGGTGCCGCTGTCCGCCAGCCGCGCCGAGGTCTTCACCGACCTGGTGCAGGACTCCGTGGAGCGGCTCGAGCGGCGGTGGCCGCAGCTGAGCGAGATCGACTTCCTGGTCCTGGAGGTCCCGGCGCTGGGGCGGGGCGCGGGCACCGGCGATGACGACTGGAACGACGACGTCGTGCCGCTCGGGGGCACGATCGAGGCTTCCGGCGACCGTCCCGCGCGGGTGGTCGTCTACCGGCGACCGGTGGAGATCCGGACCAAGGGGCGGGACGAGCGGGCCGCGCTCGTCCACGAAGTGGTGGTCGAGCAGGTGGCCGAACTCCTCGGGCTCTCGCCCGAGTCGGTGGACCCGCGGTACGGGGAAGACACCTGA